The genomic interval GTGAAGCGCTCGACCCAGTCGGCCTGGTAGTCACGCAGTCGCAGGCGCAGTTCCATCTCCAGGGCGTCGCCGGTCTCCAGTTCGCGGTCGTCTCGGACCGGGTAGCCGGCCTCGTAGAGGGTGCGTTTGACCTGGGCGGTCGCGTCGGCGTTGACCCACGACTCCGCGTCCGAGATGGGCGCCCGGAGGAGGTCGTCGTCGAGTTTCTGCCGGGCGACGTTGCCCATCAGGTCGTCGTTCTCGGCTTCCAGGACGACGTAGCCGTCCTCGTGCGTGTAGAGCCGGAACTTCCGGGCCCGTTCCCACTGGCTCGTCACCCACTCCTCCAGATGCGGCGAGCGCTCGCCCAGCACGTCTCGCATCGTCGAAAGCAGTTCGTCCAGTGATTCGTGTGGGGCCGCCCAGATGTCCTCCTCGCGGAGTTCGTAGACGTAGCCGCCCGAGCGGTTGGTGTCTTGCAGCCGAGCGAACTGCGAGAGCTGTGCCCGCGTGAACTGGTGGGGGTGTTCGACGACGATCTCGCGCCGATCGGGAAAGAGGACGACCCGCTCGCGGTCGGTGACCTCGGCGAGGTCGGTCGGGTACCACACCGACTCGATGTCGGCTACGTCCTGGCGCTGGATGTCGCCCTCGGCCGCCAGCGTCTCCAGTGCCTCGCGGGCCGCCTCGGGCGTCAGGTCTGTCTTCCGGGAGAGTTCCGTCGCCGTCAGGTGGGGGCGACCGACAGCGTCGATGGCGTCGTACACCGCGTCCAGTTCCAGCGGTCGATCGTCCTCCCTGTCGGTGTCCGCGTCGTCTGCCGGGGACTCCTCGGCTGGCGGCCCCGCTCCCGCTGTCTCGTCCGTGGTCATTGGGCTGTCGTAGCGCCGGGACGGGCAAACGGGTTTCGTTGCCCGTCTCCTCGCCGGCCCGACAGCTCAGAACAGGCCGTGTTCGGCGACGAGTTCGTCGTAGAGCGCCTCGTACCGCTTCCGGACGGCGTCGTGGTCGAACTCTGCGAAGGAGTCGTCGATGGCCAGCCGTTCGTGGTCGGCCGACTCGACGATGGTGTCGGCGATCTCCTGGGGGTTGGTCACGCGGAAGGCCCGATCGCGCTGTTCGACGAGTTCGTGGGCGCTGGACTCGGCCTGGTACTCGACGATCCCCAGACAGCCACAGGCCATCGCCCACAGCAGTTCGGTGGCGAACTGCTCGCGGACGGCCGTCTGGACGAACGTGTGAGCGCCCTTGTAGATGGCGACGCGGCGCTCGCGGTCGCACTCGCCGGCGAAGGTCACCCGGTCGTCGATCCGCAGGTCCGAGACTTCCTGTTCGTAGGTCCCGCGTTCGGGGCCGTCGCCGACGATGGTCACCGACCAGTCCCGGTCGCGCAGTTCGGCCAGCCCCAGCAGGAGCGACTCGACGTTTGCGCTCTCGCCTAACGGGTGGGCGTAGACCACGTCGATGTCGTCGGCCGGTTCCGTCTCCCGGATCGTCGCCACGTCGATGCTCTCGGGGAGGATGGCGGTCCGGCCGTCGTCGTACCCCCGCTCGCGCAGGTGGGTCTGTTGCATCTGTGCCGGGACGGTGAGTCGGTCGGCCCACCGAAGCGCCAGGCCGGTCGTCCGCGACCGGGGCAGCGACTCGTCCCCGAACCAGTCGACGGCGACGGGCGCCCGGGCCAGGCTTCCCCCAGCCCGGCCGCGAGCGCGACCCCCGGCGGATGCGACAGCGCGTGGATCACGTCGGGGTTGTGGGCCGCAAGCAGCGCCGGGAGCCGGAGACAGAACGAGGGCTCGGCCGGGGCCGTCGTGACGGCCCGATACGAGACGTTCTCGGGCTCGAAGCGGTTGTTCTGTCCCTCCCACCACTGTGCGCAGAAGACGGTGACATCGTGGCCGGCGTCGGCCAGGTGGGTCGCGAGCCGTTCCAGCCGGCGTCGTCCCTCGGTGTCACGGTGGCGAAGCGTCTCCATGGCGACGACCGCGACACGCATACCCGTCGGCACACGGGGGGCAGTAAAAAAGCCATCCGTTCGCCACAAAGCGTTTTGGCCGTCGGACGCCTCGACACCGCCGTGTACGACTACGACCTCGAACGCTACCTGAACGTCCGCAGCGCCTACGGGGCCTCGCTCAGTCCGGACGGCCAGGTCGCGTTCCTGATGGACACGACCGGTGTCGCCCAGGTCTGGACCCTGGACGAGCCGTGTGGCTGGCCCGAACAGCGGACCTTCGCCGACGAGCCGGTGAGTTTCGTCGACTACTCCCCGACCCGATCGGAACTGGTCTTCGGGATGGACCAGGGGGGCAACGAACGCCAGCAGCTCTACCGCTTAGACGCCGAGGGCCGGGTGCGGAACCTCACCGGCCGGCCCGGCGCCAAACACCGCTGGGGCGGCTGGCACCCCGACGGCGAGCGGTTCGCGTTCGCGTCGAACCGCCGGGACGAGGCCGTCTTCGACATCTACGTCCAGGACCGCGACGGCGACGCCGAACTGGTCTACGAGGGCGACGGCTGGTTCACCGTCGGCGGGTGGGCGCCCGACGGCGAGAAACTGGTCGTCACCGAGGCCCACTCCAGTTTCGATCAGGACGTGTACGTTCTCGATGTCGACAGCGGCGAGCTGGACCATCTGACGCCACACGAGGGGTCGGTCCGGTACACGAGCGTCTCGTGGGGTCCCCACGGCGAGGCGCTGTATCTCGTCACCGACCGGGACAGCGACACGCTCTCGCTTGCGCGGCTCCGACTGGACGGTACGCTGGAGACGGTCCGGGAGGGCGGTGAGTGGAACATCGACGGCGTCGCGCTGGACCAGGACACCGGCCGACTCGTCTACTCGCGCAACGTCGAGGGGTACACCGAACTCACCGTCGGCGAACTGACCGGGCCGACGACCGTCGAGGAGTTCCCGGCGCCGGACCTGCCCGGCGGGCTGGCCGGCGGCGTCTCTTGGGGACCCGGCGCCGAGCGGTTCGCGCTCAGCGTCACCGGCCGGCGACAGAACACGAACGTCTTCCTCGTCGAGACGGCGACTGGCGAAAGCGAACGCTGGACGCGGGCCTCGACGGCCGGCATCCCGAGCGAGACGTTCGTCGAACCCGAGGTGGTCCGCTTCGAGTCGTTCGACGGCCGCGAGATCCCCGCGCTGTTCTCGCTGCCGGCCGACGCCCCGGCCGGCGAGACGCCCGTGATCGTCGACATCCACGGCGGGCCCGAGAGCCAGCGCCGACCCTCTTTCTCCGGGCTGACCCAGTACTTCCTCTCGCGGGGGTACGCCGTCTTCGAGCCCAACGTCCGCGGTTCGACGGGGTACGGGAAGGCCTACACCCACCTCGACGATGTCGAGAAGCGCCTGGACTCGGTGAAAGACCTCCGGGCCGGCGTCGAGTGGCTCCGCGACCAGGCCGCGGTCGATCCCGACCGGATCGTCGCCATGGGCGGCTCCTACGGCGGCTTCATGGTCCTCTCGGCGCTGACAGAGTATCCGGACCTCTGGGCGGCCGGCGTCGACGTGGTCGGGATCGCGAACTTCGTCACGTTCCTCGAAAACACCGGCGACTGGCGCCGGTCGCTTCGGGAGGCCGAGTACGGCTCGCTCGCCGAGGACCGGGAGTTCCTGGAGTCGATCTCGCCGATCAACAACGTCGACCGGATCGCGGCGCCGCTGTTCGTCCTCCACGGCGAGAACGATCCACGCGTGCCGGTCGGCGAGGCCGAACAGATCGCCGAGCAGGCCCGCGAGCAAGGTGTGCCCGTCGAGAAACTGCTCTTCGACGACGAGGGTCACGGCATCAGCAAGCGCGAGAACCGCATCGAGGCCTACAGCCGCGTCGTCGAGTTCCTCGACCAGCACGTCTGAGCCCGGGGCGTCACGAACTGCCGTTTCAGCCCGTGAAAACGACGTGCTGGCTTTATGTCGCCGGGGTCGCACTGTCGAGCACATGGAGGGGGTCGACCGGGCGCGTGACCGGGTACAGGAACGGTTAGACCGGCTCACCGAGGGGGAACGGTCGCCGACGGTGAACCAGGAGACCGTGGTGGCGACCGCCGAGCAGTACCGGACAGCGATCGATCGGTCGCTCGACGGCGTCTTCGGGGTCCGGGTCGCGATCACCAACGAGGAGGGCGACGTGTTGGTGACACCCGGGGAGGACGACAGGCTTCCCTACGGGGAAACCGACCCGGGGGAGTCGATCGGGACGGCCGCACGACGGATCGCACAGGCACAGACCGGCATCGACTGTGTCCCGCGCGAGGCCACCGAGGCGACGATCCGCGGGATCCGCAACGGCGACGACCCGGGATCGAAGGCCGTCTACCGGCTCGCTGTCGTCTACGTGGCCGACGCCGTCGATCCGGCAGCTCCCGCGGACGGTCACTGGGAGCCCACGCACGCCGTCGACGCCCCGGTGTGATCAGATGACGCCCGTGACGGTCGCGGCTTCGATCGCCGCTTCCTCGTTCATCCCGTTGCCGAGGATGGTGTAGCGGTCGCGGATCTCGTGGGCGGTCGTCAGCGCCTCGACGACCGTCTCGTCGTCGATCCCCAGTTCCTCGGCGGTCGTCGGGGCGCCGATCTGTGCCAGCGCGTCGCGGATGTTGCGCCACATCCCCTTCTCGCCGTCCTGGAGGTACGCCGTGATGATCGAGCCGACGCCGACCTGGTGGCCGTGCAGCGCCGCCTCGGGAACGAGCCGGTCCAGTTGGTGCGAAAAGAGGTGTTCGGCCCCGGAGGCCGGCCGCGAGGAGCCGGCGATCGACATCGCGACGCCCGAGGAGACCAGCGCCTTCACGACGATCCAGGCCGACTCCTCCAGACCGCGTTTGACCGACCCCGCGTTCTCGACGAGCATCTCGGCGGTCATCCGGGCCAGCGCGCCGGCATACTCGGAGTATTCGACGTTCTGGAGCCGCTGGGCCAGTTCCCAGTCCCGGACCGCCGTGTAGTTCGAGATGATGTCCGCACAGCCGGCGGTGGTCAGCCGCCAGGGGGCCTCTGCGAGTATCGCGGTGTCGGCGACGACCGCGAGCGGCGGCTCGGCCGCGACGCTGTGGCGCGTGTCGCCTTCGGGCACCGACCCCCGGCCCGAGACGATGCCGTCGTGACTGGCCGCGGTCGGCACGGAGACGAACCCCAGCCCCAGGTCGTCGGCGGCCATCTTCGTGATGTCGATGGCCTTGCCCCCGCCGACCCCCAGCAGGAAGCCCGCCTCGACGGACTCTGCGTGGTCGATGACCGTCTCGACGGCCCCGAAACTCGCCTCTTCGATGACGATTTCGGCCGGCTCGTACCCCTGGGCGGCGAACTGCTCGACGACCCGTTCGCCGGCCACGTCGTGGGGTGTCGGGCTCGAAACGACCAGCGGTCGGCCGGTGAGGTGGAGTTCCTCGACGGCGTGGATCGTCTCCCCGAGCACGTCGTGGCCGACCACGACGTTGCGCGGGAGCCGGATCCAGGTGCGCTTGTCGAACATACCTGTCTCTCGTCACCCCGGTGGCAAAACGGTTTGTCCTTCCGGCGGCCCGCAGTCTGTCGTGTCACGCGACTGTTTCCGGACTCGAACTACAGAAACAAACGTTTGGAACGCCGTCCCACGAATCCTTTCCCAAACTGATAATTATGCATATCGGCTGGGATGGAACGCGATGGCACACGACAACGATACGACGGATGGGGCGGTCGGGGAAACCTCTCGGCGGACGTTCATGAAAGCAACCGGCGCTGCGACGGGCGCGGTCGTCGCAGGCACGGGCACCGCGGCCGCACAGACCGACATCGACGCGATCATCGACGATCTGACGCTGGAACAGAAGGTGGCACAGATGACCCAGGTGGCGATCAGCTCCTTCGAACCGGAGCCAAGCGGGTCGAACGTCCCCGGTAACTTCGGGGTCGACACGGTCGGGGAGTACTTCAGCGAACTCGGGATCGGATCAGT from Haloarcula pelagica carries:
- a CDS encoding NAD(P)-dependent glycerol-1-phosphate dehydrogenase yields the protein MFDKRTWIRLPRNVVVGHDVLGETIHAVEELHLTGRPLVVSSPTPHDVAGERVVEQFAAQGYEPAEIVIEEASFGAVETVIDHAESVEAGFLLGVGGGKAIDITKMAADDLGLGFVSVPTAASHDGIVSGRGSVPEGDTRHSVAAEPPLAVVADTAILAEAPWRLTTAGCADIISNYTAVRDWELAQRLQNVEYSEYAGALARMTAEMLVENAGSVKRGLEESAWIVVKALVSSGVAMSIAGSSRPASGAEHLFSHQLDRLVPEAALHGHQVGVGSIITAYLQDGEKGMWRNIRDALAQIGAPTTAEELGIDDETVVEALTTAHEIRDRYTILGNGMNEEAAIEAATVTGVI
- a CDS encoding NUDIX hydrolase; translated protein: MEGVDRARDRVQERLDRLTEGERSPTVNQETVVATAEQYRTAIDRSLDGVFGVRVAITNEEGDVLVTPGEDDRLPYGETDPGESIGTAARRIAQAQTGIDCVPREATEATIRGIRNGDDPGSKAVYRLAVVYVADAVDPAAPADGHWEPTHAVDAPV
- a CDS encoding S9 family peptidase, whose amino-acid sequence is MYDYDLERYLNVRSAYGASLSPDGQVAFLMDTTGVAQVWTLDEPCGWPEQRTFADEPVSFVDYSPTRSELVFGMDQGGNERQQLYRLDAEGRVRNLTGRPGAKHRWGGWHPDGERFAFASNRRDEAVFDIYVQDRDGDAELVYEGDGWFTVGGWAPDGEKLVVTEAHSSFDQDVYVLDVDSGELDHLTPHEGSVRYTSVSWGPHGEALYLVTDRDSDTLSLARLRLDGTLETVREGGEWNIDGVALDQDTGRLVYSRNVEGYTELTVGELTGPTTVEEFPAPDLPGGLAGGVSWGPGAERFALSVTGRRQNTNVFLVETATGESERWTRASTAGIPSETFVEPEVVRFESFDGREIPALFSLPADAPAGETPVIVDIHGGPESQRRPSFSGLTQYFLSRGYAVFEPNVRGSTGYGKAYTHLDDVEKRLDSVKDLRAGVEWLRDQAAVDPDRIVAMGGSYGGFMVLSALTEYPDLWAAGVDVVGIANFVTFLENTGDWRRSLREAEYGSLAEDREFLESISPINNVDRIAAPLFVLHGENDPRVPVGEAEQIAEQAREQGVPVEKLLFDDEGHGISKRENRIEAYSRVVEFLDQHV